A genomic segment from Corylus avellana chromosome ca5, CavTom2PMs-1.0 encodes:
- the LOC132183097 gene encoding fasciclin-like arabinogalactan protein 13, producing MASTPLSLILLTLINLQLLLLLSPQTQAQTPSAPAPSPSGPINVTGILDKNGQYTTLIRLLNETQVGNQIVSQLNSSTEGMSLFAPTDNAFNNLASGALNGLNDQQKVQLVQYHVTPKYYSVSDLLTVSNPVRTQASGATGVWGLNFTGKGNQVNVSTGLVVTQINNLLRQQFPFAVYQVDQVLLPEELFGAKPPASAPAPAKTPSGSPNTKTNSTAGGALAPTGAGGRNLVGWGLALVLGLACMAALS from the coding sequence ATGGCTTCCACACCtctttctctcattctcttAACCCTCATCAACCTGcaactcctcctcctcctttcaCCTCAAACCCAAGCCCAAACCCCCTCGGCCCCGGCGCCATCTCCCTCCGGCCCCATCAACGTCACTGGAATCCTCGACAAAAACGGGCAATACACCACCCTCATTCGCCTCCTCAATGAGACCCAAGTGGGCAACCAAATCGTGAGCCAGCTCAACAGCTCCACTGAGGGCATGAGCCTCTTTGCCCCCACCGACAATGCCTTCAACAACCTCGCATCCGGAGCTTTAAACGGCCTAAACGACCAACAAAAAGTCCAGCTTGTTCAGTACCACGTCACCCCTAAATACTACTCTGTTTCCGATCTCCTAACGGTCTCCAACCCCGTCCGCACTCAAGCCTCCGGCGCAACCGGCGTCTGGGGCCTTAACTTCACTGGCAAGGGCAACCAAGTCAATGTCTCAACGGGGCTCGTTGTCACACAAATCAACAACCTGTTAAGACAACAATTTCCTTTCGCGGTTTACCAGGTAGACCAGGTGCTGTTGCCGGAGGAATTGTTCGGAGCTAAACCTCCCGCTTCAGCACCGGCGCCGGCAAAAACCCCATCAGGCAGCCCGAACACCAAGACAAACAGCACCGCCGGCGGGGCACTGGCGCCTACGGGTGCGGGTGGGAGGAATCTGGTGGGTTGGGGTTTGGCTCTTGTGCTTGGGTTAGCGTGCATGGCAGCTCTCTCTTAA